The Panicum virgatum strain AP13 chromosome 5K, P.virgatum_v5, whole genome shotgun sequence genome has a window encoding:
- the LOC120710664 gene encoding protein DMP2-like, producing MAAAATSSGGDVRIPIPSTTATTTPDAIRESSTAPSPVRGDDGASTPPRRLKAPAALPADAMAPPPTAIDRTLASVANLAKLLPTGTALAFQSLSPSFTNRGACLPSNRYLTAALLYLCVLSCVFFSFTDSFVGGDGKLYYGLATVKGFLVFNYTGDTGNDEEDAERRRQVFKNLRGLRIRWVDYVHAVFSAVVFLTVAFSNAAVQSCFFPTSGDNVDQMLTNLPLGAGFFSTMVFLVFPTTRKGIDHTGPFRDV from the coding sequence ATGGCCGCGGCCGCGAcgtcgagcggcggcgacgtccgCATCCCGATCCCGTCCACGACGGCCACCACCACCCCAGACGCGATACGCGAGAGCTCCACGGCGCCGAGCCCCGtccgcggcgacgacggcgcatCGACACCGCCGCGGCGGCTCAAGGCGCCGGCCGCGCTGCCAGCGGACGCGATGGCTCCGCCGCCGACGGCCATCGACAGGACGCTGGCGAGCGTGGCCAACCTCGCGAAGCTGCTGCCGACGGGCACGGCGCTGGCGTTCCAGTCGCTGTCCCCGTCCTTCACCAACCGCGGCGCGTGCCTCCCCTCCAACCGGTACCTCACCGCCGCGCTGCTCTACCTCTGCGTCCTCTCCTGCgtcttcttctccttcaccgacagcttcgtcggcggcgacggcaagctCTACTACGGCCTCGCCACGGTCAAGGGGTTCCTCGTGTTCAACTACACCGGCGACACCGGCAATGACGAGGAGGACGCCGAGCGCCGGAGGCAGGTGTTCAAGAACCTCCGCGGACTGAGGATACGGTGGGTGGACTACGTGCACGCTGTGTTTTCGGCCGTGGTGTTCCTGACGGTGGCGTTCAGCAACGCCGCCGTGCAGAGCTGCTTCTTCCCCACGTCCGGCGACAACGTGGATCAGATGCTGACCAACCTGCCCCTCGGCGCCGGGTTCTTCTCCACCATGGTGTTCCTTGTTTTCCCGACGACACGTAAGGGGATCGACCACACCGGCCCGTTCAGGGATGTTTAG